From Podospora bellae-mahoneyi strain CBS 112042 chromosome 3, whole genome shotgun sequence, the proteins below share one genomic window:
- a CDS encoding hypothetical protein (EggNog:ENOG503NYQY), with product MLSHLRFHRRAPSNPSEPTPDQIVTWEAAAGHHHDADNNTLQPLARVSSADPDLGRTPVDNSTQSPPARSAFDGNSTGFLGGVALHQLRRTMQESTAPDNAQSSLATSLPEKRFSRTKAPPPPINTGLAARPALTAVKPSKSSKSSSFFAPTDLQLGSGGSSARPSGARGSSDTALTQPSGAPSEPAPKGRKSLPFLRNSMSSLLLRRKTSNQPPESQAVVKTPTPEVSIRGTRIHDFSAPRPKRVTPSTEGALSASTTASQVETPAIADTPGARTDPGDVGHRLQEEVIPESTRSADGGWTLPPASEEAVPPVPPKDEPAMSTRTSSSATSAATTIGAGAPLDSKASVRTTASRSFSISKLSMKSSVRSAIPKHMKSTSSRFSFDMIGAAKQEKLLEERHRMREQEKKPADDIGLGQRDSRFDDFDEDFDYDAMMDDDGFEEDIPCVSMDYDIEEEEEDPEAAGDPDNDQENFAGFVFQRSNPASAVASPHSPAGMLLPTPRDANGTVIGYAMTKDTTPGLLTPAFPDPSTLPKLEEAMDGLSIQPGDEPGDATLEQPTHRPTSLSIVESAPEAVPEPALESVPESQPELVPEAEIAPNPAPERRRLDDDIYFDDGLADELDFTGDGFVIDESIFDNNDTDKYGRPIPGAFAQAQEAMRAAQLRASNRSSDTTSDPSAASGAAASTGHTSISAAAQQPVVESEHKVAAEPLPAFQLAPQPPEMSPFPGQDLAYQAALAEAAQKAAASGKFRRNSSPTPEAELTVTSPSDSAESANNLDTILDDYEKEVSFDDYEKDYDDYGGGYQDDYDFDDDAIIAEANAEALANDSDGWYGQEFGFYSAPMPQGGYGHNNSSSGNNPNGHQADLSAENLFSYANGGYFGPAGGLGRSKSGRIVCREPNLTPITERSEYSNRNSIMSLTLPPAIGSDTGRNSLTINSPGLAQLALLGDDENSLSVAAYMKARNRAFGAGGGGSQVSSREGSPKSERGPSESPFGGHLHAGSIGHGRKGSAFSVWSSSDVGEGGGEGTSCPAPQMAAFTAGGFGNNNQGANGVNGAVVSPLPQRPPEIGGMDVNQMGMMGMPVGMGMGMGMGMGMGMFAPPPGVQLPVLVPSPGIAAGSGSAFACSPVLEDGEEEEQEERTVTGRGLAPALPVVEGVNVHGSAGEKGPGERSTGTEGFVDGEGERQRPVMGHRHKGSADSISYTMADGDEGKRWVVERRRTGETGEVEILGREVLDGGRI from the coding sequence ATGCTGTCACACCTGCGATTCCACCGACGAGCCCCgtccaacccctccgagCCCACCCCCGACCAGATTGTGACATGGGAAGCCGCTGctggccaccaccatgacgctgacaacaacaccctaCAGCCGCTTGCGCGAGTCTCCTCGGCCGACCCCGACCTCGGTCGCACACCTGTCGACAACAGCACCCAGTCGCCTCCCGCTCGCTCAGCCTTCGATGGAAACAGCACCGGATTCTTGGGCGGAGTAGCCCTGCATCAGCTTAGGAGGACCATGCAGGAGTCGACGGCACCGGATAATGCTCAGTCGTCTTTGGCTACCTCGCTGCCGGAAAAACGATTCTCGAGAACCAAggccccgccgccgcccatcAACACCGGTCTTGCTGCCCGGCCAGCTCTGACAGCCGTCAAACCGTCCAAGTCTTCCAAATCGTCATCCTTCTTTGCTCCGACAGATCTTCAGCTGGGATCAGGAGGATCCTCTGCTCGGCCGTCCGGGGCCCGCGGGTCTAGTGACACCGCTCTTACACAGCCGTCGGGAGCGCCTTCGGAACCTGCTCccaaggggaggaagagtctACCATTTTTGCGAAATTCCATGTCATCATTATTGCTGAGGAGAAAAACAAGCAATCAGCCACCAGAGTCACAAGCGGTGGTGAAGACGCCAACACCAGAAGTGAGCATCAGGGGCACCAGAATCCACGATTTCAGCGCCCCACGCCCGAAAAGAGTAACCCCTAGTACCGAAGGTGCTTTAAGTGCTTCGACCACAGCTTCACAGGTAGAAACGCCCGCGATTGCGGACACGCCGGGTGCGCGCACAGATCCTGGTGATGTCGGTCACCGCCTTCAAGAGGAGGTCATCCCGGAAAGCACGCGCAGTGCTGATGGGGGCTGGACGctccctccagcttctgAGGAAGCAGTGCCACCCGTACCTCCCAAAGATGAGCCTGCCATGTCCACCCGGACTTCGTCGTCGGCCACATCGGCGGCCACTACCATCGGTGCTGGTGCTCCATTGGACTCGAAAGCATCGGTCAGGACCACCGCCTCACGCTCGttttccatctccaagctctccatGAAGAGCTCGGTGCGGTCTGCCATTCCAAAACACATGAAGAGCACCTCGTCGAGGTTCAGTTTTGACATGATTGGAGCTGCCAAACAGGAAAAGCTTTTGGAAGAGCGCCATCGTATGCGTGaacaggagaagaagcccgcTGACGATATAGGACTGGGCCAGCGCGACTCGCGATTCGatgactttgacgaggatTTTGACTATGACGCCATGATGGACGATGACGGGTTCGAAGAGGACATACCGTGTGTGAGTATGGATTACGAcattgaagaagaagaagaggaccCCGAAGCCGCTGGCGATCCGGACAATGACCAGGAGAACTTTGCTGGATTTGTCTTTCAGCGCTCGAACCCAGCCTCGGCGGTGGCCAGCCCTCATAGCCCGGCAGGGATGCTTCTGCCGACTCCACGAGATGCCAATGGGACAGTTATTGGCTACGCCATGACGAAGGACACGACACCAGGTCTGCTAACGCCCGCCTTTCCGGACCCTTCGACCTTGCcaaagttggaggaggccatgGACGGGTTGAGCATTCAGCCAGGGGATGAGCCTGGAGATGCGACGTTGGAACAGCCTACTCATCGGCCCACCAGCCTGTCGATTGTTGAATCCGCCCCTGAGGCTGTCCCGGAACCTGCGCTCGAATCTGTGCCGGAGTCTCAACCCGAACTTGTGCCCGAAGCCGAAATCGCTCCGAACCCAGCaccggagaggaggaggcttgaCGATGACATTTACTTTGACGACGGGCTGGCTGATGAGCTGGACTTTACCGGTGATGGATTTGTCATTGACGAGTCCATCTTTGACAATAACGATACAGACAAATACGGGCGTCCAATACCTGGTGCCTTTGCGCAAGCCCAGGAAGCCATGCGTGCTGCGCAGCTTCGGGCTTCCAACCGCAGCTCTGACACGACATCGGATCCGTCAGCGGCTTCAGGGGCTGCGGCGTCCACTGGCCACACCTCCATCAGCGCCGCGGCTCAGCAGCCGGTCGTTGAGTCCGAACACAAGGTAGCTGCGGAACCATTACCCGCGTTCCAACTGGCTCCTCAGCCACCAGAAATGTCGCCTTTCCCGGGCCAAGACCTGGCATACCAAGCTGCCCTCGCCGAAGCCGCTCAGAAGGCTGCGGCCTCGGGGAAATTTCGTCGCAACTCGTCACCAACACCCGAAGCTGAGCTCACCGTCACATCTCCAAGTGACTCGGCCGAgtcagccaacaacctcgacacAATCCTGGACGACTACGAAAAAGAGGTCAGCTTTGATGACTACGAGAAGGACTATGACGACTATGGCGGCGGCTACCAAGACGACtacgactttgacgacgatgCCATCATTGCCGAAGCCAATGCCGAGGCGCTCGCCAACGACTCGGACGGGTGGTATGGCCAAGAGTTTGGCTTTTACTCTGCCCCCATGCCGCAAGGGGGCTACGGGCataacaacagcagcagcggcaacaaTCCCAACGGCCACCAGGCCGACCTCAGTGCCGAGAATTTGTTTTCTTATGCCAACGGCGGGTATTTTGGCCCGGCTGGGGGGTTAGGCCGCAGCAAGAGCGGGCGTATCGTCTGCCGAGAACCAAACTTGACGCCCATCACGGAGCGGTCAGAATACTCGAACCGTAACTCGATCATGTCCCTGACGCTCCCCCCCGCGATAGGGAGCGACACGGGAAGAAACTCGCTCACGATCAACAGTCCGGGTCTGGCGCAGCTGGCGCTGCTGGGGGACGACGAGAATTCGCTGAGTGTGGCTGCTTACATGAAGGCGAGAAACCGGGCGTTTGGTGCCGGCGGCGGGGGCTCACAAGTCAGCTCGAGGGAGGGGAGTCCAAAGTCGGAGAGGGGACCGTCGGAGTCACCGTTCGGTGGGCACCTGCACGCCGGATCGATAGGTCACGGTAGGAAGGGGAGTGCCTTTTCGGTTTGGAGTAGTTCtgatgttggggaggggggaggggaggggacgtCGTGTCCGGCGCCACAGATGGCTGCTTTTACTGcgggtggttttgggaacAATAACCAGGGGGCTAATGGGGTCAatggggcggtggtgtcgcCTTTGCCGCAGCGGCCGCCGGAGATTGGAGGTATGGATGTCAATCAGATGGGTATGATGGGGATGccggtggggatggggatggggatgggcatgggcatgggcatgggcatgTTTGCCCCGCCGCCGGGGGTGCAGTTGCCAGTCTTGGTGCCTAGTCCGGGTATTGCCgccgggagcgggagcgcGTTTGCTTGCTCGCCCGtgctggaggatggggaggaggaggagcaggaggagaggacgGTTACcgggagggggttggcgcCTGCTTTGCcggttgttgagggggttaATGTTCATGGTTCtgcgggggagaaggggccGGGGGAAAGGAGCACAGGGACAGAGGgctttgttgatggtgaaggggaaaGGCAACGGCCGGTCATGGGGCATCGACACAAGGGGTCGGCTGATAGCATTTCTTACACGATGGCtgacggtgatgagggaaaaCGATGGGTCGtggaaaggagaaggacaggGGAGACGGGCGAGGTTGAGATCCTCGGGAGGGAAGTGCTGGACGGGGGAAGGATATAG
- a CDS encoding hypothetical protein (antiSMASH:Cluster_2) — MFLPAILCFFTNVHPMAPLKFWEFGDKFCLLITCGSAAELIKCLNGPGIPSSAFVGSNLGSRHHSRTTRPLIWSRMLYRYALREGRKWQATIVKWHNMIGSSVVTLEKL, encoded by the exons ATGTTTTTGCCCGCCATCTTGtgcttcttcaccaacgtTCATCCCATGGCCCCTCTCAAATTCTGGGAGTTTGGTGACAAATTCTGTCTCCTCATAACCT GTGGCAGCGCAGCCGAATTGATCAAGTGTCTGAACGGACCGGGCATCCCCAGCAGTGCTTTTGTCGGCAGCAATCTCGGCAGTCGACATCATTCGAGAACCACTCGCCCCCTCATCTGGTCCAGAATGCTCTATCGATACGCGCTGAGGGAGGGTCGGAAATGGCAGGCAACCATCGTGAAGTGGCACAACATGATTGGGTCCTCTGTTGTCACCCTGGAGAAGCTCTGA
- the YOS9 gene encoding Protein OS-9 (antiSMASH:Cluster_2; EggNog:ENOG503NVH2; COG:O; BUSCO:EOG09264C3V) yields MRRLNLVLLASLQLCRARQPSFSIHEDLLAHPQFEIVFSDQFIFEADALALLDTQSSSSPAPSPTPSSQTELASPSTETDASNGQQQNPEDTDDDSNPVSETYELINSAPWKYLCTVPVLAPPPTLNQTATELAKAEEAREMSRASAKGWELMSGLEGHCLYFMSGWWSYSFCYGKDVVQFHALPRGTEGGPPVRDDSSQEYVLGRALPASEQPKDGQEKGLAPPNSELQVKGDQRYLVQKFEGGTVCDLTNKPRTIEVQYHCHPGVAGDRISWIKEVTICTYLMVVQTPRLCDDVAFLPPKVTKRHPVTCKQIVSSEEEKSAWRYQKQVEAGGVLEGAGERARLKVGRPNGGADSNPFSGMTIGGVVVGGQKILGGKVNADGTPAFKLMPPRHISALATPKAATVTHVLLAKEKEGAPIERLSPEKLEELGIKDAFLDEMEAQLEAVSGGEGWRVEVVDAPGQERQYVVYQMLDNGADAIDLEKKHTLPPGGAGDQKTKGERQKTATKKQKPKAKKTAGQQEKTEGKKPRLDDDEEGSKEEFKDEL; encoded by the exons ATGCGCCGGCTCAATCTGGTTCTCCTGGCTTCGCTGCAGCTCTGCAGAGCTCGACAGCCCAGCTTTAGCATTCACGAGGATCTGCTGGCCCATCCACAG TTCGAGATTGTCTTTTCCGATCAATTCATTTTCGAAGCCGACGCTCTCGCTCTCCTCGACACACAatcgtcgtcctccccagctccctctccaaccccatcatcccagaCCGAGCTCGCCAGCCCGTCCACAGAGACAGATGCCAGCAatggccaacaacaaaaccccGAAGACACCGACGATGATTCCAACCCGGTCTCCGAGACGTACGAGCTGATCAACTCTGCCCCGTGGAAATATCTCTGCACTGTACCCGTCCtcgctccccctccaacactcAACCAAACCGCCACCGAGCTCGCCAAGGCCGAAGAAGCTCGGGAAATGTCCCGTGCCTCGGCCAAGGGATGGGAGCTCATGAGTGGTCTTGAAGGACATTGTCTTTACTTTATGAGTGGTTGGTGGAGCTATTCTTTCTGCTACGGCAAAGACGTTGTTCAGTTCCATGCTCTGCCGCGAGGCACCGAAGGGGGCCCGCCTGTCCGGGATGACAGCAGCCAGGAGTATGTGCTGGGAAGGGCGCTACCCGCTTCTGAGCAACCAAAGGACGGGCAAGAAAAGGGCTTGGCCCCTCCCAACTCGGAGCTACAGGTCAAGGGCGACCAACGATACCTCGTCCAGAAGTTCGAGGGTGGTACCGTTTGCGAtctcaccaacaaaccaCGCACCATTGAGGTGCAGTATCACTGCCATCCCGGCGTGGCAGGGGACAGGATTAGCTGGATCAAAGAGGTTACGATTTGCACCTACCTCATGGTGGTGCAGACCCCACGACTCTGCGATGATGTGGCTTTTCTCCCACCAAAGGTCACCAAAAGACATCCCGTTACCTGCAAGCAAATCGTCAGCAGCGAAGAGGAGAAGTCGGCCTGGAGATATCAGAAGCAGGTCGAGGCCGGCGGTGTGCTTGAGGGCGCTGGCGAGAGAGCCAGGCTCAAGGTTGGCCGCCCTAATGGTGGAGCTGACAGCAACCCCTTTTCGGGCATGACCATCGGgggcgtggtggtggggggacAAAAGATCCTGGGAGGAAAAGTGAATGCCGATGGAACCCCGGCGTTTAAGCTCATGCCTCCCCGACACATATCCGCCCTCGCTACGCCCAAGGCGGCGACCGTGACCCATGTTTTGCTCGCCaaagagaaggaaggggCCCCTATTGAAAGGCTCAGTCCGGAAAAGCTAGAGGAGCTGGGCATCAAGGATGCGTTcttggacgagatggaggcCCAGTTGGAGGCGGTATCCGGCGGTGAGGGGTGGAGAGTAGAAGTAGTGGACGCGCCTGGCCAGGAGCGACAGTATGTGGTCTATCAAATGCTCGACAACGGCGCCGACGCAATCgacctggagaagaagcacacTTTGCCTCCTGGTGGTGCCGGAGACCAAAAGACCAAGGGCGAGAGGCAGAAGACGGCgaccaagaagcaaaagccgaaggccaagaagaccGCCGGGCAACAGGAAAAGACGGAAGGCAAAAAACCGCGTctcgatgacgacgaggaagggtCCAAAGAGGAGTTCAAGGATGAGCTGTAA
- a CDS encoding hypothetical protein (EggNog:ENOG503P76M; COG:S), producing the protein MADQPVAPARASTLEMERIRYDPEWEIPTNYPPRNKPENPLLAKIKSTFTTTTPSTLRPPAASTPAVVNIDSKETSLPPSTSHSANGVPLPPGKQHPGLLNRYLPPEKRWFGHLTRRAFLLLLLAILFILALALGLGLGLGLRHRQSKSIPLPWTSAGKGVQTGSLTFYDPSSVAGACGWYSSGNDSVVAVSHVLFDAGLDASGTKNSNGNVLCGRMIRVWEEGKEGDKKVVEVVDRCTGCEVRDLDLGDGVFGEVTGQAQDRGRVRGAWEWV; encoded by the coding sequence ATGGCCGACCAACCAGTAGCCCCCGCCCGAGCCAGCACCCTCGAGATGGAACGAATCCGCTACGACCCCGAATGGGAGATCCCCACCAACTACCCTCCTCGCAACAAGCCCGAGAACCCCCTCCTCGCAAAGATCAAGTCGACctttaccaccaccactccctcaaccctccggccaccagcagcatcaacaccagccgTCGTCAACATCGACTCAAAAgaaacctccctccccccatccacctcccactcGGCCAACGGCGTCCCCCTTCCGCCGGGTAAACAACACCCCGGCCTCCTAAACAGGTACCTCCCTCCAGAAAAGCGCTGGTTTGGTCATCTCACCCGCCGTGccttcctcctgctcctcctcgccatcctttTCATCCTGGCCCTCGCCCTTGGTCTAGGCCTCGGCTTAGGTCTCCGACACCGTCAGTCCAAatccatccccctcccctggACCTCGGCCGGAAAGGGGGTACAAACCGGCTCCCTGACCTTTTACGACCCCTCCTCTGTCGCCGGAGCATGCGGGTGGTACAGCTCCGGTAACGActctgttgttgctgtttcgCATGTTCTGTTCGATGCTGGGTTGGATGCCTCGGGGACGAAAAACTCGAATGGGAACGTGCTCTGTGGACGGATGATACgagtttgggaggagggaaaggagggggataagaaggtggtggaggttgtggatCGGTGTACCGGTTGTGAGGTTAGGGATTTGgatttgggggatggggtttttggggaggttaCCGGGCAGGCGCAGGATAGGGGGCGGGTGAGGGGGGCTTGGGAGTGGGTTTAA
- a CDS encoding hypothetical protein (antiSMASH:Cluster_2; EggNog:ENOG503P2AF; COG:S), protein MSQVQRLEALLRQKEHEKQEIMSQLSRARTSRSSATAAALDFESVPGNYQIALSQPVLADNGRSRSNTIPRSVTAAPSIAAADSVSLQLDHVQSQDLSRPMKRSKTTHNAGPSSGTGMARSSSNMQPGVPSGSLSGPSSAMLEQYLGQGQMQQPVNAFFQSHSQLQPIPTGREMDVADFLSMRDTGGDLSSVSPIAIPSSRMLSPQEASHYPDSGIPSACGSLTSGPSVGTTAMSRCNSNFNDNNAAILSQLEMVRIRSQHSTNGQARQDSFGPSQPPYHQPSLLGKRSATDLHEGTGPSAHFVGACPSSAPTGSVLHQHQMKKSPSSQSSSHSISSAAIQELNAGYRNDDLGMERSVSRDSTKSNNSLKVRAKESLARQNVNAKSRQLQPKPDVVKKEQPTSATNKKDPKAVITKTKYERPKHPKVRCHQCNENPEGFRGEHELRRHTEAKHKSMVKKWICQDPGLLGIPHAETAAKPLSDCKQCSAFKQYGAYYNAAAHLRRTHFKVKARKGAGSKNGAKGASSATKVEEEKRGGKGGGDWPPMSELKLWMMEVTVPMDQEGALGPDGSDSVGQVEQEDIDNELGAQAYGVPPNLLGMDAYSNMAVYAGLGGGFGQDLSSQGLQGELGSQLSDLYPLDTSVFAASFHGLPISSAGFGDCGPSQGHQLQQGMPSSSMMSIDTSNYTSPVSSTATLTQAGMFVHDMLPPAMMHTRDDLHDMPFDLAFPVGGH, encoded by the exons ATGAGCCAGGTCCAAAGGTTAGAAGCGTTGCTTCGACAAAAAGAGCACGAGAAGCAAGAGATCATGAGCCAGCTCAGCAGAGCCCGGACGTCCCGGTCCTCGGCCACAGCTGCCGCCCTCGACTTTGAGTCTGTCCCCGGCAACTACCAGATCGCTCTGTCACAACCAGTTCTCGCCGACAATGGACGATCAAGAAGCAACACGATACCCCGCAGTGTGACGGCTGCCCCCagcattgctgctgctgacagTGTTTCCCTTCAGCTGGATCATGTCCAGTCACAG GACCTGAGCCGTCCCATGAAGCGTTCCAAGACCACACACAATGCCGGTCCATCCTCTGGCACGGGCATGGCGAGGTCCAGCTCAAATATGCAACCAGGTGTCCCCAGCGGCAGTCTGTCGGGTCCCAGTTCGGCCATGCTTGAGCAGTATCTTGGTCAGGGTCAGATGCAGCAGCCCGTCAACGCCTTCTTCCAGTCACATTCCCAGCTCCAACCAATACCAACGGGCAGAGAGATGGATGTTGCCGATTTTCTCTCGATGCGGGATACTGGAGGAGACCTTTCCAGCGTCTCGCCCATCGCCATCCCTTCCTCCCGAATGTTGTCGCCCCAAGAGGCATCACATTATCCCGACTCGGGCATCCCATCGGCTTGTGGTTCTTTGACCTCGGGCCCATCTGTCGGAACCACAGCCATGTCAAGATGCAACAGCAActtcaacgacaacaacgcaGCCATCCTGTCCCAACTTGAGATGGTCCGCATTCGGTCACAGCATTCCACCAATGGACAAGCTCGACAAGACAGCTTTGGCCCGAGTCAGCCGCCGTATCATCAACCTTCGTTGCTTGGAAAGAGGTCGGCCACAGACCTTCACGAGGGAACCGGTCCCAGCGCCCACTTTGTCGGTGCCTGTCCTTCTTCTGCGCCCACCGGCTCGGTGCTTCACCAACATCAGATGAAGAagtcgccctcctcccagtcgAGCTCTCACTCCATCTCGTCGGCGGCCATCCAGGAACTCAATGCGGGGTACAGGAACGATGACCTCGGCATGGAGCGTTCGGTCTCCAGAGACAGCACCAAGTCAAATAATTCCCTCAAGGTCCGCGCCAAAGAATCTCTTGCTCGCCAGAACGTCAACGCCAAGTCTCGTCAACTTCAGCCAAAGCCAGATGTCGTCAAGAAGGAACAACCCACATCggccaccaacaagaaggaCCCCAAGgccgtcatcaccaagaccaagtaTGAGCGCCCCAAGCACCCCAAGGTCCGCTGCCACCAGTGCAACGAGAACCCCGAAGGGTTCCGGGGTGAGCACGAGCTGCGCCGTCACACCGAAGCCAAACACAAGAGCATGGTCAAGAAGTGGATTTGCCAGGACCCTGGCCTGCTCGGCATCCCGCACGCAGAGACGGCCGCCAAGCCTCTGTCGGATTGCAAGCAATGTTCGGCCTTTAAGCAGTACGGCGCTTATTACAATGCTGCTGCTCACTTGAGACGCACCCACTTCAAGGTCAAGGCACGAAAGGGTGCTGGTTCCAAGAATGGTGCCAAGGGCGCCAGCTCGGCcaccaaggtggaggaagagaagcgCGGCGGCAAGGGCGGCGGCGACTGGCCCCCCATGTCGGAGCTCAAGCtgtggatgatggaggtgacAGTGCCGATGGACCAGGAGGGTGCCCTCGGTCCTGACGGGAGCGACTCGGTGGGCCAGGTCGAACAAGAGGACATTGACAATGAACTCGGCGCGCAGGCTTACGGTGTGCCACCCAACCTTCTCGGCATGGACGCCTACAGCAACATGGCCGTCTACGCCGGACTTGGTGGGGGGTTCGGTCAGGATCTTTCGTCACAGGGTCTCCAAGGCGAGCTTGGATCGCAGCTCTCCGATCTGTATCCGCTCGACACCTCGGTCTTTGCCGCCTCTTTTCATGGCCTGCCAATCTCTTCGGCCGGTTTTGGGGACTGTGGTCCATCGCAGGGACATCAGCTCCAGCAGGGCATGCCGTCCTCTTCGATGATGAGCATCGACACTTCCAACTACACTTCTCCAGTCTCGTCGACGGCCACTCTCACCCAGGCCGGCATGTTTGTCCACGACATGCTCCCGCCCGCCATGATGCACACCCGTGATGACTTGCACGACATGCCATTTGACCTTGCCTTTCCGGTTGGGGGGCACTAG
- a CDS encoding hypothetical protein (EggNog:ENOG503PAGZ) has translation MHLHHLALLGAIPLSLADPSPSTPSITELFAYPPTNPIFLENLLPLPDSRLLLSSFSPSLLLFSPNSPTTPTALTPFPNCTSYTGLTSLSPTTYAVTGGVMAGLGFDPTTTALHIFSLPPNSITPTLLNSIPLNHPLPNGLLALPSNKSIILSADSLTGSILRIDTTTNTVTTILQSPQLLGGTVFPLGINGLAARPLFDGYLYFTVSGQGYFGRIKLSNQGYIPSGSQIQVLAQIQDPGWVNAFDDLDFDHTGKSAYIAWQRGRVVKVTQAAWGQQWTQEAIVNGTEDVTLKGVTAVKFAKGWSGRKVLFATTGGLEGENDQVGGQVVRIDL, from the coding sequence AtgcaccttcaccacctcgccctcctcggGGCCATCCCCCTATCACTGGCTGACCCATCcccgtcaaccccctccatcaccgagCTCTTCGCCTACCCCCCCACAaaccccatcttcctcgaaaacctcctccccctcccggaCTCCCGCCTCTtactctcctccttctccccctccctccttctgttctctcccaactcccccacaaccccaaccgccctcacccccttcccaaactGCACCTCCTACACAGGCctaacctccctctcccccaccacctacGCCGTCACAGGCGGCGTCATGGCCGGCCTCGGTTTCgaccccaccacaaccgccctccacatcttctccctcccccccaactccatcacccccaccctcctgaactccatccccctcaaccaccccctccccaacggCCTGCTCGCCCTCCCTTCCAACAAAAGCATCATCCTCTCGGCCGACTCCCTCACCGGCTCCATCCTCCGAATcgacacaacaaccaacaccgTCACCACAATCCTCCAAtccccccagctcctcggcggcACAGTCTTCCCCCTCGGCATCAACGGCCTCGCCGCCCGGCCCCTGTTCGACGGATACCTCTACTTTACCGTTTCCGGCCAGGGGTATTTCGGGAGGATCAAACTCTCCAACCAGGGGTACATCCCCTCGGGCAGCCAAATCCAAGTGCTGGCCCAGATTCAGGACCCCGGGTGGGTCAACGCGTTTGACGATCTCGATTTCGACCACACCGGCAAGAGCGCCTACATTGCCtggcagagggggagggtcgTCAAGGTTACTCAGGCCGCATGGGGACAGCAGTGGACGCAGGAGGCTATCGTCAATGGGACCGAGGATGTGACTCTGAAGGGTGTTACGGCGGTGAAATTCGCGAAGGGCTGGTCGGGGAGGAAGGTCTTGTTTGCTACCACCGGGGgactggagggggagaatgaTCAGGTGGGAGggcaggtggtgaggattgaTCTCTAG
- a CDS encoding hypothetical protein (EggNog:ENOG503NVVI; COG:Q): MTDYKFEGWLGLDASSAEGKMQWGEFEPKPWEETDIDIKISHCGICGSDLHTLRSGWVVRVGSQVKHLALGDRVGVGAQSDSCCSRMGKPCEACESGQENYCPNRHVGTYNGVYLNGGKSYGGYATYNRVPARFAVKIPEGISSAEAAPMLCGGVTTYAPLKHHGAGPGKTVGIVGLGGLGHFGVMWAKALGADKVVVISRTNAKKEDALKMGADEFIATAEDPRWGKTHANTIDLIVCTVSQTDMPVQDYFNLLKFDGVFVQVGLPDDGFPTFQQKPLIFKRIKITGSLIGSPDDIREMFDLALAKGVKPWISTIPMKDANQAIVDFEKGAPRYRFVLENEPEAKASL, encoded by the exons ATGACCGACTACAAGTTTGAAGGATGGCTTGGCCTCGATGCCAGCTCGGCCGAGGGCAAGATGCAATGGGGCGAGTTTGAGCCCAAGCCTTGGGAGGAGACCGACATCGATATCAAGATCTCTCACTGCGGTATCTGCGGCAGCGACCTTCACACTCTCCGCTCCGGATGG GTCGTCAGAGTCGGTTCTCAAGTCAAGCACCTTGCTCTCGGCGACCGCGTGGGTGTTGGTGCCCAGTCTGACTCTTGCTGCAGCCGCATGGGCAAGCCTTGCGAGGCCTGCGAGTCTGGCCAGGAGAACTACTGCCCCAACAGGCACGTCGGTACCTACAACGGCGTCTACCTCAACGGTGGCAAGTCCTACGGTGGTTACGCCACCTACAACCGCGTTCCCGCCCGCTTCGCCGTCAAGATTCCCGAGGGCATCTCCAGCGCCGAGGCCGCTCCGATGTTGTGCGGTGGTGTGACCACCTACGCTCCCCTCAAGCACCACGGCGCCGGTCCCGGCAAGACAGTCGGCATCGTCGGTCTCGGTGGCCTCGGCCACTTTGGTGTCATGTGGGCCAAGGCTCTCGGTGCGGACAAGGTCGTTGTCATCTCTAGAACAAACGCCAAGAAAGAGGACGCCCTCAAGATGGGCGCTGACGAGTTCATCGCTACCGCCGAGGACCCCAGATGGGGCAAGACCCACGCCAACACCATCGATTTGATCGTCTGCACTGTCAGCCAGACCGACATGCCGGTACAGGACTACTTCAACCTGCTCAAGTTTGATGGTGTCTTTGTGCAGGTCGGTCTGCCCGATGACGGCTTCCCAACCTTCCAGCAGAAGCCCTTGATCTTCAAGCGCATCAAGATCACTGGCAGTTTGATCGGCAGCCCGGATGACATCAGGGAGATGTTCGACTTGGCCCTCGCCAAGGGTGTCAAGCCGTGGATTTCTACCATCCCCATGAAGGACGCCAACCAGGCTATTGTCGATTTCGAGAAGGGAGCGCCGAGATACAGATTCGTCTTGGAGAACGAGCCCGAGGCCAAGGCTTCCCTTTGA